A region of Pempheris klunzingeri isolate RE-2024b chromosome 15, fPemKlu1.hap1, whole genome shotgun sequence DNA encodes the following proteins:
- the tnk2b gene encoding tyrosine kinase, non-receptor, 2b yields MRRFDKLKKSFPFLAHFHVYRKLGSSMQCEEGTEWLLELLMEVQLQQYFLRIRDDLNVTRLSHFDYVKNEDLEKIGMGRPGQRRLLEAVKRRKAMCKRKSWMSKVFSGKRPDSVDFPQQGQPSSSFRKLSPTPPLGEGVLAMQPGGGGGGGGGGAPLDGQQQALTCLIPEKDLTLFEKLGDGSFGVVKRGEWLTPAGKVLNVAVKCLKTDVLSQPDALEDFICEVNAMHSLDHQNLIRLYGVVLTHPMKMVTELAPLGSLLERLRCVRPQGPVLIHTLCQYAVQVACGMAYLEQRRFIHRDLAARNILLASAHRVKIGDFGLMRALPNNHEHYVMQEHRKVPFAWCAPESLKTRTFSHATDTWMFGVTLWEMFTHGQEPWLGLNGSQILHKIDKESERLPKPEDCPQDIYNVMLQCWAQKPDDRPTFVALREFLLETMPTDMCALQDFEEPDKLHIQINDVITIIEGRAENYWWRGQNKRTLKVGQFPRNVVTSVAGLSAHDISRPLKNSFIHTGHGDSNPHRCWGFPDRIDDLYLGNPMDPPDVLGLDVGSTRPTQLPGRARKPCYDPVNDDEDLTSAGLKRLSLRKTSSVKGLKLKPAAWVSASRQGSSRTPGSAYNPNSEVSLIDFGEEFPPHTPSPSPSPVVEIQIPLLAKLALEAENILDRTPPQSPSRSLPRPLHPTPVVDWDARPLPPPPAYDDVAQDEDDMEVSSINSLEQQQQEEQSDVLYPDEALSSGHKLEGEVLVSRGPDRPGLEDNLFLPSRKSQSLSTSFSQSAEIFQELQQECMRRLNVPTGSAARSSSPSATGLQTPQTQEGQQQSVLASNEDKPQIPPRVPIPPRPIKRGDYTSARWSRDLSLSPTPADSTEGVSGPDQDRPPQIPPREPLSQPGSRTPSPMGLVVGSPQQRVYSVSPTTMQAPLTSCSSNTYGSYLSTSPGKLMPTTHSFASDPKYAAPKVIQAQAQGKDSATKGPCILPIVRDGRKVSNTHYYLLPERPPYLDRYDRFFREAECLPASGAEERHARQANTATVRPMVVGGQTLQGHAQGQGLVQQGELKANFSSNNNSSLGGPRSGMKTSVSLPRVCSDGLTAQVVNASCTRTDGGNSADRVTMVQEAVHGVTIEECQAALQNHNWNVQKAVHYLKVEQLFCLGLRSRPECLKLLEMCDWNLEVASTQMLDNYGSTTRQRR; encoded by the exons ATGCGACGCTTTGACAAGCTGAAAAAGTCGTTCCCCTTCCTGGCACACTTCCATGTATATCGA AAACTGGGCAGCAGCATGCAGTGTGAGGAGGGCACAGAATGGCTGCTCGAGCTGCTGATGGAGGTGCAGTTGCAGCAGTACTTCCTGCGGATCCGAGATGACCTTAACGTCACGCGGCTGTCACACTTCGACTACGTCAAGAATGAAGACCTGGAGAAGATCGGCATGGGCCGTCCTG GACAGCGACGGCTTTTGGAGGCTGTGAAAAGGAGGAAAGCCATGTGCAAGCgcaagtcctggatgagcaag GTGTTTAGCGGGAAGCGTCCAGACAGCGTAGACTTCCCCCAGCAGGGCCAGCCGTCCTCCTCCTTCCGTAAGCTGTCCCCTACACCTCCCCTGGGGGAGGGAGTCCTGGCCATGCAGCcgggtggtggcggtggtggtggcggtggtggtgctCCTCTCGATGGGCAGCAGCAGGCTCTAACCTGCCTCATCCCAGAGAAGGATCTGACGCTGTTTGAGAAGCTGGGGGACGGCTCCTTTGGTGtggtgaagagaggagagtggcTGACGCCTGCAGGGAAGGTG CTGAACGTAGCTGTGAAGTGTCTGAAGACGGATGTCCTCAGCCAGCCCGACGCTCTGGAGGACTTCATCTGTGAGGTCAACGCCATGCACTCCCTGGACCACCAGAACCTCATTCGCCTCTACGGTGTGGTGCTCACACACCCAATGAAGATG GTGACTGAACTGGCTCCGCTGGGGTCTCTGCTGGAGCGTCTGCGGTGTGTCCGTCCACAGGGCCCGGTGCTGATCCACACCCTGTGCCAGTACGCCGTGCAGGTGGCCTGTGGGATGGCCTACCTGGAGCAGAGGAGGTTCATCCACAGGGACCTGGCAGCCAG GAACATCCTGCTGGCCTCGGCTCACAGAGTGAAGATCGGTGACTTCGGCCTGATGAGGGCGCTGCCTAACAACCACGAGCACTACGTCATGCAGGAGCACCGGAAGGTCCCCTTTGCATG GTGCGCTCCAGAGAGTCTGAAGACCAGGACGTTCTCCCACGCTACAGACACATGGATGTTTGGAGTCACTCTCTGGGAGATGTTCACACATGGCCAGGAACCTTGGCTGGGCCTTAATGGGAGCCAG ATCTTGCACAAGATTGATAAAGAAAGTGAACGCCTCCCGAAGCCTGAAGACTGCCCACAGGATATCTACAATGTCATGCTGCAGTGTTGGGCCCAGAAGCCAGACGACAGACCAACCTTTGTCGCCCTGCGTGAGTTCCTGCTTGAG ACCATGCCGACAGACATGTGCGCTCTGCAGGACTTTGAAGAGCCTGACAAGCTACACATCCAGATCAACGatgtcatcaccatcatcgaGGGGAG ggCGGAGAACTACTGGTGGCGAGGTCAAAACAAGCGGACCCTCAAGGTCGGGCAGTTCCCCAGAAACGTGGTGACGTCAGTTGCGGGTTTGTCAGCTCACGACATCAGCCGGCCGCTCAAGAACAGCTTCATCCACACAGGACACGGAGACTCCAACCCTCACCGCTGCTGGGGTTTCCCTGACAGGATTGACGA TCTGTACCTCGGTAATCCCATGGATCCTCCTGATGTCCTTGGGTTGGACGTCGGCAGTACTCGGCCCACACAGCTGCCAGGACGAGCTAGAA AGCCGTGCTATGATCCAGTAAACGATGATGAGGATCTGACTTCAGCAGGACTAAAGAGATTATCACTTCGGAAAACCAGTTCTGTCAAAGGATTAAAGCTTAAACCAGCCGCGTGGGTCTCTGCTTCCAGACAGGGGAGTAGCCGAACTCCAGGCTCAGCCTACAACCCCAACAGCGAAGTGTCCCTCATTGACTTTGGGGAGGAGTTTCCCCCGCACacaccctccccctccccctcccctgtcGTTGAAATTCAGATTCCTTTACTGGCAAAGCTAGCTCTGGAAGCAGAGAACATCCTGGACAGGACTCCACCGCAGAGTCCGTCCAGATCGCTGCCCCGCCCCCTTCACCCAACACCAGTAGTGGACTGGGATGCTCGGCCGCTGCCCCCACCCCCGGCCTATGACGACGTAGCCCAAGATGAAGACGATATGGAG GTGAGCTCCATCAACAgcttggagcagcagcagcaagaggAGCAGAGTGACGTCCTTTACCCCGATGAGGCTCTCTCCTCGGGACACAAGTTGGAGGGCGAGGTTCTTGTCTCCAGGGGTCCAGACAGACCAGGTCTGGAGGACAACCTCTTCCTTCCCAGCAGGAAGAGCCAGTCCCTGTCGACCTCCTTCTCCCAGTCAGCCGAGATCTTCCAAGAACTCCAGCAAGAGTGCATGAGGAGGCTCAATGTACCGACTGGAAGTGCTGCACGGTCAAGTTCGCCGTCGGCCACAGGTCTCCAGACTCCACAGACCCAGGAGGGGCAGCAGCAGAGCGTCCTGGCCTCTAATGAGGACAAACCCCAGATCCCCCCACGTGTCCCCATACCGCCTCGACCCATTAAAAGGGGCGACTACACATCTGCCCGCTGGTCAAGGGATCTCTCCCTGTCACCGACACCAGCGGACTCCACAGAGGGCGTTTCAGGGCCGGACCAGGACCGACCCCCTCAGATCCCTCCCAGGGAGCCTTTGTCCCAGCCAGGTTCCAGGACTCCCAGCCCCATGGGCCTGGTAGTGGGCTCCCCCCAGCAGAGAGTCTACTCTGTCAGCCCCACCACCATGCAGGCCCCCCTCACGTCCTGTTCCTCAAACACATACGGCTCCTACCTCTCCACCTCTCCAGGTAAACTCATGCCTACCACACACAGCTTTGCCTCAGATCCTAAATATGCTGCACCCAAAGTGATCCAGGCTCAGGCGCAGGGGAAGGACTCCGCCACCAAGGGCCCCTGTATCCTCCCCATCGTCCGTGATGGACGTAAAGTCAGTAACACCCACTATTACCTTCTACCAGAGAGGCCCCCGTACCTCGACCGCTACGACCGCTTCTTCAGGGAGGCAGAGTGCCTGCCCGCCAGCGGCGCGGAGGAGAGGCACGCACGGCAAGCTAACACCGCCACCGTCAGACCCATGGTGGTCGGCGGCCAGACTCTCCAGGGACACGCCCAGGGACAGGGGCTCGTCCAGCAAGGCGAGCTGAAGGCTAACTTCTCCTCCAATAATAACAGCAGTCTAGGTGGACCACGGTCAGGGATGAAGACATCAGTTAGTCTGCCTCGCGTCTGTTCAGATGGGCTGACGGCACAGGTGGTCAACGCTTCCTGCACCAGGACAGACGGAGGGAACTCAGCTGACAGGGTGACAATG GTGCAGGAGGCGGTTCACGGCGTGACAATAGAGGAGTGCCAAGCCGCCCTCCAGAACCACAACTGGAACGTCCAGAAAGCTGTGCATTATTTAAAG gtggagcagtTGTTCTGTTTGGGTCTGAGGAGCCGGCCCGAGTGTCTAAAGCTGCTGGAGATGTGTGACTGGAACCTGGAGGTGGCCAGCACTCAGATGTTAGACAACTACGGCTCCACAACAAGACAGCG ACGGTGA